Genomic segment of Panicum virgatum strain AP13 chromosome 9N, P.virgatum_v5, whole genome shotgun sequence:
CCGgccacccctccccctcccctgctcgccgccgccgcttagcCTCCCCTGGCGCAAGGTTGAAGACGGGGTCGTGCGTACACGCGCCGTATAAAAAATTCGCTCAAGACTAGACCTGCGTATCCGTCAACATGCAAGCTCCATGCGTAGTCGTACTTTGGTCCCCCTTTTTTTAATATTACATCGTCCTTTGGTCTTATTTGTCAATCTGTATTACCGATGATGAACTGGATACACGAAAATGAATTTTGAAACCATCAAGCTGCCACCAGTCCTCCACATTATTTTGTCTCAATAAACCGAGGAATTTAGTTTGGTGCGTCTTttcccgccgccgcaggccacaAGGATGCACGACGGGGTGGGTGGGATTCTGCCCGGGCCCAGTCGATGACTGGAAGCGTCCCTTGGCCACCAATCCCCGGTGCCACCACGCCGGACGTGCGCTCccgcgcgggggaggagtagcGATCCATCGATAGCCGCCACGCGACGCCGCACGACCCGGGCGGGGGCGGCCATTGCTTCGCTTCTTCCCCCGCCCCGCTCGTctctgcctgcctgcctctcGGGTCTCGGCGGCCCACGGATCCGCCCCCGGGGGGGCCCGGCGCCAGGCGGCGTCACGCACGCAAGCTAGCGGACAAGAACCCGCGTGCTTATAAGCAGGCCCTCCCCTCCCGTCCCCAAAAATTCCAGTCCTCCATTTCTCCTAGCTCTAGCTAAGCTTCTCCatctttctctccctcccttcctccctcgaGGGAGAGAACTTTAGTTTAGCGACCACTCCCTCATCAGCTCGTAGTTATTTAGCGGAGGCTTAACTTGGGGAGGTTGATCTGCAGTCGAGGCTGGCAGCTTGCTAGGGTTTTGTAGGGGGCGATCGCCTCGCACGCCCGCTCGTCGGTCGAGCAGGAGCTAGCTATACTAGGCAGCTAGGCCAGGGTGCGCGCGGCCAATGATCATGGCGAACCCGGCGATGCTGCCGCCCGGCTTCCGGTTCCACCCGACGGACGAGGAGCTGATCCTCCACTACCTCCGCAACCGCGCCGCCAACGCGGGGTGCCCCGTCGACATCATCGCCGACGTCGACATCTACAAGTTCGATCCATGGGACCTGCCATGTTCGTACCCTCCATCTCCCCCTCAGCTCCTGCGGCACTCACATCATATcatgatcgatcgatcgatccatgCATgcacctgctggctgctgctgatcGAGATCCGCACTGCTCGCTACCTGATCGATCCGTACGACGACCAGTAGTAATTTAATGGATCAAGAACTAATAATTTTGCTCTCCTGCGCGTACGTGTGCTTGCAGCCCGGGCGCGGTACGGGGACAAGGAGTGGTACTTCTTCAGCCCGCGCGACCGCAAGTACCCGAACGGGATCCGGCCGAACCGCGCGGCGGGCTCCGGCTACTGGAAGGCCACCGGCACGGACAAGCCCATCCACCGCGGCGCCACCGGGGAGAGCGTCGGCGTCAAGAAGGCGCTCGTCTTCTACAAGGGGCGCCCGCCCAAGGGCACCAAGACCAACTGGATCATGCACGAgtaccgcctcgccgccgacgcccacgCCGCCCACACCTACCGCCCCATGAAGTTCCGCAACACCTCCATGAGGGTACGTAGCTAACAATCACCATTCACCACACTTCCTAGATAGCTTTTGATTAATTTGCATATATATGCATGAAAAAAATAATAGGTGAAGTTCAAAGAAGAAATGACGAcaccctagctagctagctagcttgcttgcttgcttttaTTACTTGCCATGTAGGATGGTCTCCACATGAAGTCAGTATCATGGTGGCTATTACTTGCATACCTTTGGCCTGCTTGCGCATGCACGGATGCACTACTTGCACATCTTTTTTCTGGCGATGTTTCTGATGCGGGTTTGTGGCACGTCAATGATTTTCTTATCGCATCGGTTTGTGGCTTGCAAATGGACGCAAGAACTGCTTTTAATATATGTGGCGTTCTTAAAGAATTATTCTTTAGGCATTCTTGGCATGGTTTGCGCCAAGTCAATTGATCCGACAATGATAGCCGCGATGCGTACGTGTTGATGCTTGATTCATCTGCCCCCGATCTGTGTAGCATTAGCTATTTTAATCTCtccatactttttttttctaatgaTGATCTGTGATTGATCGTCTGCGCATGGTGCAGCTGGATGACTGGGTGCTGTGCCGGATCTACAAGAAGACCAGCCACGTGTCGCCGATGGCGGTGCCGCCGCTCTCCGTCCACGAGCAGGACGAGCCGTGCGGCTTCGACGAGAACCGCCCCTACGCCGCGTCGAGCGCCGGCATGCTCGTGCAGCCGGCGGCGTACCCGGTGCTGCACGACGCGCCGCGGAGGATGCCCAGGATCCCGTCCCTCACCGAGCTCTTCAACGATCCCTCGCTGGCCCACTTCTTCGAGGACGGCGGCGTCCCGGACATGGCGCGGCTcgaccagcaccaccaccaccagcacggCGGCGCCACTCTCCTCGGCCACCCCGTCACGAGCCAGCTGCTGATCAACAATGGCAACAGCGGCCTGCCCGGGCAGATGGATTCGTCTGCCTCGACGTCGGCCGCGggcgatggcgccgccgctggcagtCGCAAGAGGGCATCAGAGACGAGTACGAGTGCCGGCACGGCACCTGCGGCCAAGAAACCGAACGGCTCCTGCTTCGGTGCAACGTTCCAAATAGGCAACGGGCTGCAGGGGTCCCTGGGCCACCACATGCTGCTCCATTCTAACATGGGGATGAACTGACAGATTGGTCTCCACTGAAAGCTACTATACTTGAGCACTAAATTGTGATTTGAACATTGGGCTCTATGGAACCAAATATAGGGCGAAGATATATAAATCAACGGTTAATATATAGGTAAAGGGATTGTACGTACTTGTAGGGTCCACCAGCAGTAGTGTCGGCTAGGGACACCATAGTTGATTGGGTTTGTGGTGTGTAAACATTTTGTTCTTCCTTCTGTACGTAGTATACTGGTACTATGTACTCAAGATTAGTACTCCTAGAAAGCTAACTAGCTGTAGATAGGGCTTTGATAAGGCACGAACTGGAAGTCAAGAACAGGAGAAAGATGTTGATATCCAACCGGCTTTATTTGCTCATATACCTATATGTAAATCATTGATCAAATGCAATTCTTCAATAATGGAATCATCCATCATTTAATTCTGCCATATGCCAAGCTTAATCTTGAGGGGAAAAAATTATATCATCCTTATACAAAACGGAGTTTTCAGGATTACATCAGGGATAACGTAACTAAAGCAACCACACAGGTGTCACTCGAATAGAAAGTGAAAATGAGTTACCACACAAGTAGCTAGTATAACAGAGAAGATAATAGTCCATTCAGAATGAGGCCCCGGTAAGAAAAGGAAGCAAgggcgaggggaggaggaaaAGAGAGAAATGACGGAGGCTGGATACTTAATAATTGGCCAAAGTAGGCAAGTTGCGGATGGCAAGTAGTTTTCGGTTCAGGTGGCGGATGAGAGCCTTCTTTTCCCGGATCAAAAGCCTTTCTTCAGATGGGCGAAAGGGGCCCGACTGTGCATGCAGAATCTCGCCCGGTCACTGTAAGCATCGGAATATTTTTCTTGCACATCAACAAGCCCCTTCCCCCGGGACGTCGGCGTCGCCGAACAAGAACAAAACTGGGACTCCGTTTGGCGGCTCTCGGTGGGGTCTATCGTCTCTGCAGGGCCGCTGGGGCTAGGTGCCAGGAGCAGGAGAGCTGAAGGAAATTACTGGAGGAGATTCTCTGTCAGCTAGGGATCAAGATAATGATAGGCGCATCTCGATTGGAAGAGTCAAATCATTGGACTCCATATGCAGGTGGTAAAAGGCTAGATTGGCTGGATTTGATGAGCTGGGCGTGTCAAAGTTTTTTACGGCTCTGTTGAATTCTACTATTACAATCCTGCATCTGAATGCTAAGACTTGAGTGTTTTACTGGAAAACTTGTGACCACGAAAAAAAAATGGTAGTACGACTAGACTAGTAGTACCAGCCGCTGACGGAGTCGCTggagaaaatagaaaatcaaCACGTACGCGATGAACCCTGAAGCATTCCTCAACCGTTTGGGTTGGGCAGATCGATTACTGGTGGTCAGTGCTTTTTAACTGCCATAGTTTAATGTGGTAAGCAGCCACACGAAGGAAGATGCTTATCCACAAGTAAATCCTTCCCCGCCGCGCACGCAAGTGATGAGGTAGTACTAGTAGTGAATTAATCTCTGATTCGATGTCCTAATTAACCGGAGTTAACAATAGCCATTCTAGCTCGTGCCTTTTTTTTAAATCTTACATGCAGATAAGCTTTGAAAAGGGGAGGGGAGTGGTAGCAAGAATCCTGAACTCCCTGGAACCTCCCGAAAAGAACAAAGAGAAAATAGTGAGTTGGCAGTGTAGTTTAACCATCCTGCACAGTAGATTCAGCGAATATCCCTTGCTCGTTGCTGCCACACCTCGCTGCTTCCCGTTTCGGCAGGCGCAGCCGAGACGACCACATGTAGCCTGTTTCTCACGCATCTCCAATCCACTGACCAGTGCGGCCGTCGTCACCGGATGCTATGCACCATGCTAGCGATTAAAAGATTCAGAAACGGGACACACCACACCTGATGTCCACCTGTAACCTGCCGTTCGTCGCCCTATCAGAACTCAGACACTCAGGAGCCAAGCATTTTCCATGGAGACCAGGTGCTGGCCGCCATGTATTTTACAGTTGGAGAGCTGTCAGGGTGACGAGgcgggcaccgccgccgccaggctcTTCTTCCACGGGCTGCTAGAATTGGTCCAGCGCAACGCGATCCAAGCCCCGGaatgccgggggggggggggggggggggtcaaacGGACGCAGCCGAGAGCGAGGAAACAGCGGGTCGAAAGGGGAACCGCTTTGACGCTGGCTTCAGGCTCTGGCCACTGGCTTGCGCTTTTGATATGTTATCCCGTGGCGCTGAACTTATCTGCTTCATGATTGTTCTTGTTGCCTTTTTTTTCAGTTCGGGTGGAGAGCCTGGGCAGGCACGCGTGTATTGGTTCACACTCACCAATAGTGTCTCGAGAGTGGTAGTGGCCGTGCTTTTTTGTGATGGTGAATTTATAGGTTGTTTTAGAGGATGGGGTGTTCTGAACTTGGCTTCTAGCTGGAAAAAGAGAGCGGGGATACGGTTGGCAGGGGATAAAATAGGGTGAAAGCAAAGCACGTGACTGTAACGAGCGAGGGGGAAGGATGTGGTCCTGATGTCATATTATTTGGAGAATGTTGTTGATAATCTACTGGGTTGTATGAATTGATGACTTTTTTTTAAGCGTGGAAAAGTGTAACATCTGTTGATCTCTTAGTGGACTACGCCGCAGCAGCACTTGGAAGAGGGACAGAGGTCGGTGTGAACAAAACGGGCTTTGTTGGGctcctttttattttttgaaagatttcaGGACGTGTGTTGTGTTACATGGACTTTTTTTTTCGGCTAAACGGGCAGGCCCATTTTTGTATTTTGCTCTCCTGGGCATCGCAAAGCGATGGGTATTGGGCCTCGTACCTACAAAGTGGCTTCGTGGGCCGTCAATGCCCACAGTCAGTTTCAGTAGTCCCGAAGGCGCAAAGCCCAGTTATAATGAATCTAACAGGGAGCTCCAACCCCAGAAGGCCGAAATCCTGAGATGAGCGTAGTTATCTGGGCATTCATCTTCCTTCCGTGTTTTCTGAGAGTAGGTCTATAGAGCATGATGCGGAGAACGACGCTGGTTATCCGGACATGAACTTGAACTTTCCAGTAAATCACGGACTAGCTATGCAACCGAAAGCTACGAGTGGTGAAAGAATCGGGAATAGTACAACCACGATCGAGCTAAGGTCTTTTCAGGTTTTGCCTTCGTCCTGATTCGGCGCACGCGCGCAGGAGTGCAGGACCACAGATTTGAAACTGTGCATACCGCAATTGCAAAGTGGCCAGGTCATTCATGTTACGGGACAAAAGCTACCAACCCACCACCAACTCCACTAAAGCATGACGTACGGGAGCAGTGACCATGATTTCAGTAATTGAAAATGCAGCGGGATTACTCGTAATACAGGACCAAAGAAGCATTTGGACTCCTTATcgaaagaaggaaaaaagaagcaGCATTGGACTGATTCGTTTTCTATCCTTTGAGGATTGAGGATTAAACTAATTGGACTTGGACATTTGGACGTGTGAGCGAGAAGGAGCTCTATCTTTCGCTGTATCCGGGCCCAGATTAGGCCCTGATTTTCCTCATTGACGACCGGATCCACTGACGTCTTCGGGGCTGTTCGGCTGATATAAAAGCCGGCTGATTCCGGCTGATTTAATAGTATCATGTGAGAAGAAATAATTCAAAACAAACCGAAATAAGTCTGGGAAAAAAGAACGGGATGCACGACACGTCCCGCTGCCGCATGCGCCCAGATTAGGCTCTGTTGTTCGCACTGACAGACTGACACGGCGATACCTGGCGCGTCCCGTCTGGAACAGCGGCCGGACACGTACCGCAGCTCTGATGGtcattactccctccgtcccaaaataaatacaattctatgATTTAAAATTTGTCCTACAAAGAATACAACTTTGACTAAACAATCACAAAAGACAGGAGTTTCCGGAAACTTCTCACACAAAAAACAATCAAATGTCTAGATTTTCTTACAAAAGACAAGGGGCAATTTGGTAATTTGTATCTAGTCTTGGTTTACGTGTTCGGTACTAGAATttcatttattttgggacggaaggGAGTATGTACAAAGAACATATCGGGTGGAAACCAAATTttcgtgaaaacccgtgcaaactatgacgaaaaaatcgtctaaattcattaaaaaatcacacatgtagatgatatgatgatacacaatcttgtaaaatatcttgtctaaactcgacttcgtttgtgaaaTAACAAATTTtaacaaatcatctggacaACTTTCTATTTAAAATTTTGTTATTTTATAGCTCataaacgaagtcgagtttgaacAACATATTTTTataaggttgtgtatcatcatatcatctatatgcgtgattttttgctaaatttagaCAATTTTTTTGTCATATTTTACACGaattttcatgaaaatttaGTTTCCACTAGATATATTCCCTTCTTTAATTGCTTCGGAAATATAAAGATAATCATTGCTACCTAGGAGAGACGATCATGGTGTTTGCTCGGCTGTCTTCGCAAAGCGGCAAAGAGCAGCAGGTGGACTTTAAAGGGCGCGGTGGGCCAAACAAAAGCGTGGGCGAGGACGTGGAGCCATGGAGGTGGAGATCGAGCGATCATCCAACATCACTCATCTCGCTCCGATCAGAAACGGCGGCAGCGCGGGGGGAGGAAGAGTCGGAGAAAAGGAAGGAGAAAAGGCGAGGCCGCATGGGCGCCTCGTACGAATGTGTGCAACCGCGTGGGTGAGAATCTGTACTGGGCACTGCGGTCTTATCCATTCACCACCCCTCCTCCTTTTTTTTAACCACCGGCCTCGGCGCCGGCCGTCTCAGGCCGGCAGCGGGACGCCAGTTGCTCGTGATCGTTCCTTGTCGGATGCGAACACTGTAACACCCCTGACCCCTACGCACGCATCTTGGCGCCAAAGCCTTTTAACTTGGCGCTTCTGTCACAAACACTGGCTGGGCTGGTGCGGAATCAAACCTTTTATCGAGAAAGAGGGCAGCCAAACACGCAGGGCTTGGGCCGTGTAATGTGCATTGTTACGGCTACCGTGTTACCGTGGCTGAGGACGAGAGCAAAAACGCTTGTTGGACGGGACGGGCCCCTTGTGATCACGAGCGATCGTGTGCGAATCAGAATCACGCGGCGTCGGACGCACGTAAGCACCAGAAAGAGATCATTGTCGTCCTAGAGAGGGGTTTGTTTAGGGGAGATGAGGatccgagagagagagaccaaacCAAATccaccttcctccctctcctcataATTCCCCCGCGCTTCGTTTTGGTTTGCCGCTAACACACGCGTGGGCATGTGGCGAGGAGCCCACGGCACAACGTTGACGACCTGCCTTGGCCACTGAGTGCTGACACGGGCCGCTCGCCCACTCGAGGAAGACACGGGCACGGCCGCCCGCCCACCGCGCGGGTCTCCGGGACGCGCCCCCGGCCGGCGGGCGCCTCCGTCTCCATTGACGCGTCGGGGGCTGGGGCCACCGGTCAGCGACACAACGTGACCGTGCGTCCGTGCTGGGCGCGCCACGGTCTCCAAGAGGGACCCGTGACCAGAGAGGGACCGTGCTGGGCTACTGGTGCAACAACAGGTGTCGGTAGCTCAGcccttttattatttttttggatGAAAAACTCGTAATCCTTAGCTGCTAAACCTTAGTTTTGCCTTTGGGCAGACCGAAGGAAACTAATACCACCGTAATACGCCTGCTAGCTAACAAAACTTTCTGTTGGTTCCGGCTACAAATGGCTAGTAACGGTGGTGCAAAAAAGAAGGCAGTTTCGTCTCCACATGTCGAATGGGTTAAACTCTGTTTGGCCGGTGGAGTTCTTTACAACACCCGCCGCGAGTCAAACGTGAACGTCACTTGTTAACTCCAGTCTCCAGAAGGGGGTCTCATCACCGCTCAGTAAACACCGGTGCTAATCACCGCCCAGATCGAACAAAACCCCGCGGCTTGGATCCAGAAGGTTCCCCAGCCGGGGCCACGAGTCATTCATGGTGGCAGGGCAGACGCACCGTCCGCCGTGGCCCCACACGTCATACAAACAGGGCGTTCACACGTTCCCACCAGAGTCACCTCGGATTCTTTTCACCCTGTGCTGGTGTGCAGTAAAAAAAATCTGCACAAGGCCTCCATTTCATCTATAAATGGGACCCCCAGGGAGCACAGCTTCTCATCGCCCCGTCCCAAATCCTCTGTTCTCTTGTCCCCGATCAGGCCAGGCGATTCATCCACCCAACCCTCCCAAAACCCCCCGACGAGCGAGATGTTCGGCTTCGGGCACCACGGCCACCACGGCCAGAACCCGCCGCCCCCCGgcccccacggcggcggcgcgcaccaGCCCACCTTCAAGATCCTCTGCAAGGCCGATGAGGGCTACTGCCTCACCGTCCGCGACGGCAACGTGGTGCTCGCCCCCGCCAACCCGCGCGACGAGCACCAGCACTGGTACAAGGACATGCGCTTCAGCACCCAGGTCAAGGACGAGGAGGGCAACccggccttcgccctcgtcaACAAGGCCACGGGGCTCGCCATCAAGCACTCCCTCGGCCAGTCCCACCCGGTACTCTCCTTCTTTTACCCTTCTCTGATcctggttttgttttgttttgttttgtttcctgTTTGATTTCATTCATGTTGTTTCTTTGGAGATCGGAAGCCTGAGCGTTGGCACCTCTGATTTCAGGTGAAGCTGGTGCCCTTCAACCCGCAGTACCAGGACGAGTCCGTGCTGTGGACCGAGAGCGGCGACGTCGGCAAGGGCTTCCGCTGCATCCGCATGGTGAACAACATCCGCCTCAACTTCGACGCCTTCCACGGCGACAAGGACCACGGCGGCGTGCACGACGGCACCGGCGTCGTGCTCTGGGAGTGGGCCAAGGGCGACAACCAGCGCTGGAAGATCCTGCCGTGGGGCGACGAGGCCtacgccggcggcagcgccgccaACGCGCCCCacggcggccacggccacggcgagCCCACCGTCCGCATCTACTGCAAGGCCGACGAGGGGTTCAGCGTCACCGTCCGCAACGGCGCCGTGTGCCTGGCGCCCACCAACCCGCGCGACGAGTTCCAGCACTGGATCAAGGACATGCGCCACAGCAACAGCATCAAGGACGAGGAGGGCTACCCGGCCTTCGCGCTAGTCAACAGGGTCACCGGCGAGGCCATCA
This window contains:
- the LOC120692648 gene encoding NAC domain-containing protein 72-like isoform X1; the encoded protein is MIMANPAMLPPGFRFHPTDEELILHYLRNRAANAGCPVDIIADVDIYKFDPWDLPSRARYGDKEWYFFSPRDRKYPNGIRPNRAAGSGYWKATGTDKPIHRGATGESVGVKKALVFYKGRPPKGTKTNWIMHEYRLAADAHAAHTYRPMKFRNTSMRLDDWVLCRIYKKTSHVSPMAVPPLSVHEQDEPCGFDENRPYAASSAGMLVQPAAYPVLHDAPRRMPRIPSLTELFNDPSLAHFFEDGGVPDMARLDQHHHHQHGGATLLGHPVTSQLLINNGNSGLPGQMDSSASTSAAGDGAAAGSRKRASETSTSAGTAPAAKKPNGSCFGATFQIGNGLQGSLGHHMLLHSNMGMN
- the LOC120692648 gene encoding NAC domain-containing protein 72-like isoform X2; amino-acid sequence: MIMANPAMLPPGFRFHPTDEELILHYLRNRAANAGCPVDIIADVDIYKFDPWDLPSRARYGDKEWYFFSPRDRKYPNGIRPNRAAGSGYWKATGTDKPIHRGATGESVGVKKALVFYKGRPPKGTKTNWIMHEYRLAADAHAAHTYRPMKFRNTSMRLDDWVLCRIYKKTSHVSPMAVPPLSVHEQDEPCGFDENRPYAASSAGMLVQPAAYPVLHDAPRRMPRIPSLTELFNDPSLAHFFEDGGVPDMARLDQHHHHQHGGATLLGHPVTSQLLINNGNSGLPGQSQEGIRDEYECRHGTCGQETERLLLRCNVPNRQRAAGVPGPPHAAPF
- the LOC120689526 gene encoding ricin B-like lectin R40C1, with product MFGFGHHGHHGQNPPPPGPHGGGAHQPTFKILCKADEGYCLTVRDGNVVLAPANPRDEHQHWYKDMRFSTQVKDEEGNPAFALVNKATGLAIKHSLGQSHPVKLVPFNPQYQDESVLWTESGDVGKGFRCIRMVNNIRLNFDAFHGDKDHGGVHDGTGVVLWEWAKGDNQRWKILPWGDEAYAGGSAANAPHGGHGHGEPTVRIYCKADEGFSVTVRNGAVCLAPTNPRDEFQHWIKDMRHSNSIKDEEGYPAFALVNRVTGEAIKHSLGEGHQVKLVPYNPNYQDESVLWTESRDVGHGFRCIRMVNNIYLNFDAFHGDKDHGGVRDGTNIVLWKWCEGDNQRWKIVPW